The nucleotide sequence cggcagcagcagaaaggccCACTGAGAAAAGTCAGTTCAACAAGTCCACTCCAGGAGAAAACAATCTGGGGTTTCAGTCTCTGAGGGCTCCGAGCTTATTGGCCCCATCCTCCGATGCCAAGCTCCTGTTTGTAGCGCTTGGTGAGGACGTTAGCCTGCTTTGTGAGCTTGGACAGCACTCCTTGCAGCCCGGTAAGGTGGTACTGGAACTGCTTCTGcaaatcctcctcctcttcctcgtcctcctcggacagtgatgatgatgatgatgatgatatggaGGATGAGGTGGAGGCGGACGAGTTCATGCGCCTGATCTTCATGCTCTCTTTGCGCCTCTCGTCCGCTGCAGCGCACCTGACGCCCCACTCGATGTCCCTGCGGATGGACTTGAGGAGCTGGTAGTAACTGTACATGTCCCCCTCGTCCTCGTATGATTTCAGGGACTTGGTCATCTCACTGTCCTCCTCCAGCGGGACGTCCCGCAGCAGGCTGGGCACCATGACGGTCTGGTCCATGTTGTTAACGGCACCGATGAACCGGTTCATGGCGTTGAAGAGGGAGTTCCTCTGAGCTGTGGTTTCTGTGAGCTGCATCATCTTGGCGAGGCTTTGCAGAGATGAAATGAAAAGGTttcttgtttctcctctgtgaGTGCCCTGCTTTAATTCCGGGCTGATCGGCTTAGGGAAGCGTCTGCTTGCCGGGGATTGGCTGCGCTGTAAAATCAGGCGAGTTGAGCTTCGCCCCTTGATGAGTGTTTCAGCCCTTGTCTTGGTTCTTCTTTTCCTGGGAGCGGAGAGTGTGCGA is from Epinephelus moara isolate mb chromosome 7, YSFRI_EMoa_1.0, whole genome shotgun sequence and encodes:
- the LOC126393274 gene encoding mid1-interacting protein 1-B-like, which translates into the protein MMQLTETTAQRNSLFNAMNRFIGAVNNMDQTVMVPSLLRDVPLEEDSEMTKSLKSYEDEGDMYSYYQLLKSIRRDIEWGVRCAAADERRKESMKIRRMNSSASTSSSISSSSSSSLSEEDEEEEEDLQKQFQYHLTGLQGVLSKLTKQANVLTKRYKQELGIGGWGQ